A part of Melittangium boletus DSM 14713 genomic DNA contains:
- a CDS encoding 2,3-dihydro-2,3-dihydroxybenzoate dehydrogenase translates to MGASTKVALVTGAAQGIGAAVARALSGDAMIVALDTKAEGLSALVAELRARGARAEAIVADVSDSAAVEAAVERIERDLGPISVLVNVAGVLRVGPVVSFSDEDWAATFAVNTHGVFHVSRAVARRMVPRKEGVIVTVGSNAAGMPRMNMAAYAASKAATTLFTKCLGLELARHGIRCNVVSPGSTDTDMQRSLWTDEHGANAVIAGAPEAFRVGIPLRRIATPDDIAEAVLFLVSERARHITLHDLCVDGGATLGV, encoded by the coding sequence ATGGGAGCGAGCACGAAGGTGGCCCTGGTGACGGGAGCCGCGCAGGGCATCGGGGCGGCGGTGGCACGCGCCCTCTCGGGAGACGCCATGATCGTGGCGCTCGACACGAAGGCGGAGGGGCTGTCCGCGTTGGTGGCGGAGCTGCGAGCGCGGGGCGCCCGGGCGGAGGCCATCGTCGCGGACGTGAGCGATAGCGCCGCGGTGGAGGCGGCGGTCGAGCGGATCGAACGCGACCTGGGGCCCATCTCCGTCCTGGTCAACGTGGCCGGAGTGCTGCGGGTGGGTCCGGTCGTGTCGTTCAGCGACGAGGACTGGGCGGCCACCTTCGCGGTCAACACCCACGGGGTATTCCACGTCAGCCGCGCCGTGGCCCGGCGCATGGTGCCTCGCAAGGAAGGCGTCATCGTCACCGTGGGCTCGAACGCCGCGGGCATGCCCCGGATGAACATGGCCGCCTATGCCGCCTCCAAGGCCGCCACCACCCTGTTCACCAAGTGTCTGGGGTTGGAGCTGGCCCGGCACGGCATCCGTTGCAACGTCGTGTCCCCGGGCTCCACGGACACGGACATGCAGCGCTCGCTGTGGACGGATGAGCACGGCGCGAACGCGGTGATCGCGGGCGCGCCCGAGGCCTTCCGCGTGGGGATTCCCCTGCGCCGCATCGCCACCCCCGACGACATCGCCGAGGCCGTGTTGTTCCTCGTGTCCGAGCGGGCCCGCCACATCACCCTGCACGACCTGTGTGTCGACGGCGGCGCCACCCTCGGCGTCTAG
- a CDS encoding ferritin-like domain-containing protein, which translates to MGHNTQPFLTDISEIRRRAREHLEEGAVTKDYEGDVKVAIQLLNDALATELVCVLRYSSHYISAQGIQSEAVKAEFAEHAREEQQHAMQLAERINQLGGTANFNPEGLLSRSASQFVEGKNLVDMIREDLVAERIAVQTYQEMIRYFANHDPTTRRLLEEILAKEEEHANDMHDLLVAHQGQPMLNS; encoded by the coding sequence ATGGGTCACAACACACAGCCATTCCTGACCGACATCTCCGAGATCCGCCGCCGGGCGCGCGAGCACCTGGAAGAGGGCGCCGTCACCAAGGACTACGAGGGAGACGTCAAGGTCGCCATCCAACTGCTCAACGACGCGCTGGCCACGGAGCTCGTCTGCGTGCTGCGCTACAGCTCGCACTACATCTCCGCCCAAGGCATCCAGAGCGAAGCGGTGAAGGCCGAGTTCGCTGAGCACGCGCGCGAGGAGCAGCAGCACGCCATGCAGCTCGCCGAGCGCATCAATCAGCTCGGCGGCACCGCCAACTTCAACCCCGAGGGGCTGCTCTCGCGCAGCGCGAGCCAGTTCGTCGAGGGCAAGAACCTGGTGGACATGATCCGCGAGGATCTGGTGGCCGAGCGCATCGCCGTCCAGACGTACCAGGAGATGATCCGCTACTTCGCCAACCATGACCCGACCACCCGGCGGCTCCTCGAGGAAATCCTCGCCAAGGAAGAGGAGCACGCCAACGACATGCACGACCTGCTCGTCGCGCATCAGGGTCAACCGATGCTCAACAGCTAG
- a CDS encoding ATP-binding protein — protein sequence MKIPLKRRRFSRRTVVFAALALALLCVLFVLGRPLPFTEHDTYRAQLRQLRMDSTQLDQRILQYHLGLPNATDAAPEDFVRLRQQAQALRTTPSYLSSKEQQVVGASLNAYVKTLVEGEMLLSNLRGEAARQRERRERFEREVSALTGQLPAGAARERARALASAVRSNADKRDGPAMEQALTALTAMTAEFPGEESADARLEAEARALLTHARAREDMLLRMTKEYPLGPQAETVISSYLRLYEGAQLRSERFRVLLFIITLLLVAFVLEALWRLSRTGEALDALNAELERRVEERTQALSAANTELRESEARKAAILQSAPDGIITLDEKGLVLDFNPTAEQLFRLPRANALGRDFLTLSLSAAVKPEQRAQLTRALHADTPPGQATRLEVPALRTDGGTFPAELTLLRVRSEGPPRFTTYVRDITERQHVERLKNEFISTVSHELRTPLTSIRGSLGLLEGGVVGELEAPVLDMVRIARTNTERLIRLINDILDLEKMESGMLELKPQPVDSAELIETTFSGVQAMADAARVTLVARADDAGAVRADRDRLIQVLTNLVSNAIKFSPVDSQVEVRAARDARGQVRFSVVDQGPGIPLDKRARLFGKFQQLDSSDSRSKGGTGLGLAISQAIVEQHGGHIEVLGEPGEGTTFTFSLQAVRQGSGALSRMTDDSRHTLLVVTADAELSGLLRGLLSQEGYRVLRTPSLDEAARLIGEGEPDALLVDPRGMEGRDVDFVRRLREQPRGRELPVLMLAERAEGGIQPLLVDWMKKPLDEGRFLHTLRAIIRQPGQARVLLVDDDVTTRQVLRARLEGLGAICFEAEDGERAVALARVTPPDLIVLDVNLPRLDGFEVVDILRQGKGRGTPLIVFTGRDLSSADQHQLTLGNTRHLIKTRTSEDTLMTSVKELLNGLLAQRDHGRAPHKELS from the coding sequence GTGAAGATTCCCCTGAAGAGGCGCCGCTTCTCCCGACGCACCGTGGTGTTCGCCGCCCTGGCGCTGGCGCTGCTGTGCGTGCTCTTCGTGCTCGGCCGTCCCCTGCCCTTCACCGAGCACGACACCTACCGCGCCCAGTTGCGCCAGCTCCGGATGGACAGCACGCAGTTGGACCAGCGCATCCTCCAGTACCACCTGGGACTGCCGAACGCGACGGACGCCGCCCCGGAGGACTTCGTCAGGCTGAGACAACAGGCCCAGGCACTGCGGACCACCCCCTCGTACCTGTCCTCGAAGGAGCAGCAGGTGGTGGGCGCGAGCCTGAACGCCTACGTGAAGACGCTGGTCGAGGGAGAAATGCTGCTCTCGAACCTGCGGGGCGAGGCCGCGCGCCAGCGGGAGCGGCGGGAGCGTTTCGAACGAGAAGTCTCCGCGCTGACCGGGCAACTTCCCGCCGGCGCCGCGCGTGAGCGTGCACGGGCATTGGCCTCCGCCGTGCGCTCCAACGCGGACAAGCGGGATGGCCCCGCGATGGAACAAGCACTCACCGCCCTGACGGCGATGACCGCCGAGTTTCCAGGGGAGGAATCCGCCGACGCCCGGCTGGAGGCGGAGGCCCGGGCGCTGCTCACCCACGCCAGGGCCCGCGAGGACATGCTGCTGCGCATGACGAAGGAGTACCCCCTCGGGCCTCAAGCCGAGACAGTCATCTCCTCCTACCTGCGCCTGTACGAGGGCGCCCAGCTCCGCTCCGAGCGCTTCCGCGTCCTGCTCTTCATCATCACGCTGCTGCTCGTGGCCTTCGTGCTGGAAGCGCTCTGGCGGCTGTCGCGCACGGGCGAGGCGCTCGACGCGCTCAACGCGGAGCTGGAGCGGCGCGTGGAGGAGCGCACCCAGGCCCTGTCCGCCGCCAACACGGAGCTGCGCGAGAGCGAGGCGCGAAAGGCCGCCATCCTGCAGAGCGCCCCGGACGGCATCATCACCCTGGACGAGAAGGGCCTCGTGCTGGACTTCAACCCCACCGCGGAACAGCTCTTCCGGCTGCCGCGCGCGAACGCCCTGGGACGCGACTTCCTCACCCTGTCGCTCTCCGCGGCGGTGAAGCCCGAGCAGCGCGCCCAGCTCACCCGGGCGCTCCACGCGGACACCCCACCCGGCCAGGCCACACGGCTGGAAGTGCCCGCCCTGCGCACCGACGGCGGCACCTTCCCCGCCGAGCTCACCCTCTTGCGCGTGCGCAGCGAGGGCCCGCCGCGCTTCACCACCTATGTGCGCGACATCACCGAGCGTCAGCACGTGGAGCGGCTCAAGAACGAGTTCATCTCCACGGTGAGCCACGAGCTGCGCACCCCCCTCACGTCCATCCGCGGCTCGCTGGGCCTGCTGGAGGGAGGCGTGGTGGGCGAGCTGGAGGCCCCCGTGCTGGACATGGTGCGCATCGCCCGCACCAACACCGAGCGGCTCATCCGCCTCATCAACGACATCCTCGACCTGGAGAAGATGGAATCGGGGATGCTGGAGCTCAAACCGCAGCCGGTGGACAGCGCCGAGCTCATCGAGACCACCTTCTCGGGCGTCCAGGCCATGGCGGACGCGGCGCGCGTCACCCTGGTGGCCCGGGCGGACGACGCGGGCGCGGTGCGGGCGGACCGAGACCGGCTCATCCAGGTGCTCACCAACCTGGTGTCCAACGCCATCAAGTTCTCCCCCGTGGACAGCCAGGTGGAGGTGCGGGCCGCCCGGGACGCCCGGGGCCAGGTGCGCTTCTCCGTGGTGGACCAGGGGCCGGGCATCCCCCTGGACAAGCGCGCGCGGCTCTTCGGCAAGTTCCAGCAACTGGACAGCTCGGACAGCCGCTCCAAGGGAGGCACGGGCCTCGGGCTCGCCATCTCCCAGGCCATCGTCGAACAGCATGGCGGCCACATCGAGGTCCTGGGCGAGCCGGGTGAAGGCACCACCTTCACCTTCTCGCTCCAGGCGGTGCGCCAGGGGTCGGGGGCCCTGTCGCGCATGACGGACGACTCGCGCCACACCCTGCTCGTGGTGACGGCGGACGCGGAGCTGTCCGGCCTCTTGCGCGGCCTGCTCTCCCAGGAGGGCTACCGCGTGCTGCGCACCCCCTCCCTGGACGAGGCGGCCAGGCTCATTGGCGAGGGCGAGCCAGACGCGCTCCTGGTGGACCCGAGGGGAATGGAGGGCCGGGACGTGGACTTCGTGCGCCGGCTGCGGGAACAGCCGCGCGGACGGGAACTGCCCGTGCTGATGCTCGCCGAGCGCGCGGAGGGCGGCATCCAACCCCTGCTGGTGGATTGGATGAAGAAACCCCTCGACGAGGGACGCTTCCTGCACACCCTGCGCGCCATCATCCGCCAGCCCGGCCAGGCGCGCGTGCTCCTGGTGGATGACGACGTCACCACGCGCCAGGTGCTGCGCGCCCGGCTCGAGGGGCTCGGCGCCATCTGCTTCGAGGCCGAGGACGGGGAGCGCGCGGTGGCCCTGGCGCGCGTGACGCCACCGGACCTCATCGTCCTGGACGTGAACCTGCCCCGGCTGGATGGCTTCGAGGTGGTGGACATCCTGCGCCAGGGCAAGGGCCGGGGCACCCCCCTCATCGTCTTCACCGGACGCGACTTGAGCTCGGCGGACCAGCACCAGCTCACGCTCGGCAATACCCGCCACCTCATCAAGACCCGCACCAGCGAGGACACATTGATGACGTCCGTGAAGGAATTGCTCAACGGGCTGCTCGCCCAACGGGATCACGGCCGTGCACCGCACAAGGAGCTCTCATGA
- a CDS encoding TlpA family protein disulfide reductase: MKTPGQMGARVKHLWRQARHRWWSRLGLDLLLFALVFGAVATWQTRRLPVGAPAPDFTLRTLSGDTVRLAELRGQPVVLAFWAPWCGVCKAESSTLSQLQGTVGGSARVLSVAVAYDDEADVRRFVREHDVDYPVLLGGGALTRAYAVEQFPTTFFVSAEGRIERAVIGYTTLPGMLWRLWW; encoded by the coding sequence ATGAAGACCCCGGGACAGATGGGCGCGCGCGTGAAGCACCTCTGGCGCCAGGCGCGCCACAGGTGGTGGAGCCGACTCGGGCTGGATCTCCTCCTGTTCGCGCTCGTCTTCGGGGCCGTGGCCACCTGGCAGACGCGCCGCCTGCCCGTGGGCGCGCCCGCGCCGGACTTCACCCTGCGCACGCTGTCCGGCGACACCGTGCGCCTGGCCGAGCTTCGCGGCCAACCCGTGGTGCTCGCCTTCTGGGCGCCCTGGTGCGGGGTGTGCAAGGCCGAGTCCTCCACCCTGTCCCAGCTCCAGGGCACGGTGGGCGGCTCGGCCCGGGTGCTGTCCGTGGCGGTGGCCTACGACGACGAAGCGGACGTGCGCCGCTTCGTCCGGGAGCACGACGTGGATTACCCCGTGCTGCTGGGCGGGGGAGCGCTGACACGCGCGTACGCCGTCGAACAGTTCCCCACCACCTTCTTCGTCTCCGCCGAGGGCCGCATCGAGCGGGCCGTCATCGGGTACACCACCCTGCCCGGAATGCTCTGGCGTTTGTGGTGGTGA
- a CDS encoding heparin lyase I family protein: MNKTSLLARFSLVIAVAACGGSDTPSTTDDSGPGHPSAGASGLTVQNCTALTPVSVKASGDDGAGSVAQNSLDDRLDTRWSALGKGAWIDYDLGTSPSVKGAAIAWHQGELRTNTFSLSTSTDGKNYTPVYSGQSTGKTTAAETYTFTARTARYLRVTVQGNSANDWASIAEARACAGSATGSSVVWRADYETGDRSQWDRAQMVSADRLQVVTTAASLAPRQGKYALKATVRQGDDPINASGNRNELVKMTNEPSGSEYYYRWSTMFDASFPSVKTWQLFTQWHHSGDSGSPPVEFYVYGEEVRLNIGGDPGVIVWKTPLVRGKWHDFIFHVKWSASASVGFVELYYNGALVLPKRSIATQFPGMVNYLKLGLYRSDTVTQTGIVYHDNWVMARNLEDVL, from the coding sequence ATGAACAAAACCTCGCTGCTGGCCAGATTCTCACTCGTCATCGCCGTCGCCGCTTGCGGCGGCTCCGATACACCCAGCACGACAGATGACAGCGGGCCTGGACATCCCTCGGCTGGCGCCTCCGGACTCACCGTCCAGAATTGCACCGCCCTCACCCCCGTGTCGGTGAAGGCCTCGGGCGATGACGGCGCGGGAAGCGTGGCGCAGAACAGCCTGGATGACCGGCTCGACACGCGCTGGAGCGCGCTCGGCAAGGGCGCGTGGATTGACTATGACCTGGGCACCTCCCCCTCCGTGAAGGGCGCCGCCATCGCCTGGCACCAGGGAGAGCTGCGCACCAATACCTTCTCGCTGTCCACCTCCACGGATGGGAAGAACTACACCCCCGTCTACTCCGGCCAGAGCACGGGCAAGACGACGGCGGCGGAGACCTACACCTTCACGGCGAGGACAGCGCGCTATCTGCGCGTCACCGTCCAGGGCAACTCCGCGAATGACTGGGCCAGCATCGCCGAGGCGCGCGCCTGCGCGGGGAGCGCGACCGGGAGCAGCGTGGTGTGGCGCGCGGACTACGAGACGGGCGACCGCAGCCAGTGGGATCGCGCGCAGATGGTCAGCGCGGATCGGCTCCAGGTGGTGACGACCGCGGCCTCGCTCGCGCCACGACAGGGCAAGTACGCCCTCAAGGCGACCGTGCGCCAGGGCGATGATCCCATCAACGCCAGTGGCAACCGCAATGAACTGGTGAAGATGACGAACGAGCCCTCCGGCTCGGAGTACTACTACCGCTGGAGCACGATGTTCGACGCGAGCTTCCCGAGCGTGAAGACGTGGCAGCTCTTCACCCAATGGCACCACAGCGGCGACAGCGGCTCACCGCCCGTGGAGTTCTATGTGTATGGCGAAGAGGTCCGGCTCAACATCGGAGGAGACCCGGGCGTCATCGTGTGGAAGACGCCGCTCGTGCGCGGCAAGTGGCATGACTTCATCTTCCACGTGAAGTGGTCCGCCAGCGCGAGCGTGGGCTTCGTGGAGCTGTACTACAACGGCGCCCTCGTGCTGCCCAAGCGCTCCATCGCCACCCAGTTCCCCGGCATGGTCAACTACCTCAAGCTGGGCCTGTACCGCAGCGACACCGTGACCCAGACGGGCATCGTCTACCACGACAACTGGGTGATGGCCCGCAACCTGGAGGACGTGCTCTAG
- a CDS encoding response regulator, translated as MTRGTLLFLEDDRDLQSLVSTYLRERGYQVESARSVKEARDVLSRSRVDAAIVDGLLPGMSGTDFIQELRRDEPSLPILFASAFWRDLKSHELLTRQLKVARVLHKPYKPQELLVWVEQVVAPRPPPPPPPESLQPEVERDEDLTAMLAQLNGEYGARLGDKVREFSGLLERAHAGAAGALEDAFMLAHKLHGTAGSYGFVHVSAAAGRLENLLRPVRDGEKAADWNALRTAARELGQLAQRALSPHPPPLPKPSDGTSASLLGTVLVADEDPQWLAEVEHMGRERMVRVVTARTEDEAVDAARQQGLDGALLHVDLGQKEGGFQAAARLRGEDGLQSLPLAFFGAQGDVPYRVAAAHAGASLYLPRPFSAQDLMEAVERMASTRRPERSRVLVLDDDPDAVRTLSVALTSPRVEVVGLGDPFRLVESLAEHRPDLLLLDVEMPGPSGFDLCRIVRSMPEWRELPILFITAHTGVEFRVAAFQAGADDYLSKPVLREELRARVHSRLERARLARDRAERDSLTGLLLRRPFLESLRGRLAEALRQDKPLALLLLDLDRFKQVNDTHGHLAGDRVLVRLGRMLAARFRKEDLRCRWGGEEFAVTLLGETAQSARDILSRTARELGRIAFEGEKGETFHVTLSAGIAVASQDGTQVETLLQRADERLYRAKRNGRDRIEI; from the coding sequence ATGACACGCGGAACACTCCTCTTCCTGGAGGATGACAGGGATTTGCAGTCGCTCGTGTCCACCTACCTGCGCGAGCGCGGCTACCAGGTGGAGTCGGCGCGCTCGGTGAAGGAGGCACGCGACGTGCTGAGCCGCTCGCGGGTGGACGCCGCCATCGTGGACGGCCTGCTGCCCGGGATGTCGGGCACGGACTTCATCCAGGAGCTGCGCCGCGACGAGCCAAGCCTGCCCATCCTCTTCGCCTCCGCCTTCTGGCGCGACCTGAAGAGCCATGAGCTGCTCACCCGCCAGCTCAAGGTGGCGCGCGTGCTGCACAAGCCCTACAAGCCCCAGGAACTCCTCGTCTGGGTGGAACAGGTGGTGGCGCCCCGTCCGCCCCCTCCTCCGCCCCCCGAATCGCTCCAACCCGAAGTGGAGCGGGACGAGGACCTCACCGCCATGCTCGCGCAGCTCAATGGCGAGTACGGCGCCCGCCTGGGAGACAAGGTCCGCGAGTTCTCCGGCCTCCTCGAGCGAGCCCACGCCGGAGCGGCCGGGGCGCTGGAAGACGCGTTCATGCTCGCCCACAAGCTGCATGGAACCGCGGGCTCCTATGGCTTCGTGCACGTGAGCGCGGCGGCGGGCCGGCTGGAAAACCTCCTGCGGCCCGTACGTGATGGAGAGAAGGCCGCGGACTGGAATGCCCTGCGCACCGCCGCGCGGGAGCTCGGGCAGCTCGCCCAGCGCGCCCTGTCCCCCCACCCGCCCCCGCTCCCCAAGCCGAGCGACGGCACCTCGGCCAGCCTCCTCGGCACGGTGCTGGTGGCGGACGAGGATCCCCAGTGGCTCGCCGAGGTGGAGCACATGGGCCGCGAGCGCATGGTGCGCGTGGTGACGGCCCGCACCGAGGACGAGGCGGTGGACGCGGCCCGCCAGCAAGGGTTGGACGGCGCGCTGCTGCACGTGGACCTGGGCCAGAAGGAGGGGGGCTTCCAGGCCGCGGCGCGGCTGCGCGGCGAGGACGGGCTGCAATCCCTCCCCCTCGCCTTCTTCGGCGCCCAGGGGGACGTGCCCTACCGGGTGGCGGCCGCCCACGCCGGCGCCTCGCTCTACCTGCCCCGGCCCTTCTCCGCGCAGGACCTGATGGAGGCCGTGGAGCGCATGGCCTCCACCCGGCGCCCCGAGCGCTCCCGCGTGCTGGTGCTCGACGACGATCCGGACGCGGTGCGGACCCTGAGCGTCGCGCTGACGAGCCCCCGGGTGGAAGTGGTGGGCCTGGGCGATCCCTTCCGGCTGGTGGAGTCCCTGGCCGAGCACCGGCCGGACCTGCTGCTGCTGGACGTGGAGATGCCGGGACCCAGCGGCTTCGACCTGTGCCGCATCGTGCGCTCCATGCCCGAGTGGAGGGAGTTGCCCATCCTCTTCATCACCGCGCACACCGGCGTGGAGTTCCGCGTGGCGGCCTTCCAGGCGGGCGCGGACGACTACCTCTCCAAACCCGTGCTGCGAGAGGAATTGCGCGCGCGCGTGCACTCGCGCCTGGAGCGGGCGCGGCTCGCGCGAGACCGGGCCGAGCGCGATTCCCTCACGGGCCTGCTGTTGCGCAGGCCCTTCCTCGAGAGCCTTCGCGGACGCCTCGCCGAGGCCCTCCGGCAAGACAAGCCGCTCGCGCTCCTGCTCCTGGACCTGGACCGCTTCAAGCAGGTGAATGACACCCACGGCCACCTCGCGGGCGATCGCGTGTTGGTGCGCCTGGGCCGGATGCTGGCCGCGCGCTTCCGCAAGGAGGACCTGCGCTGCCGCTGGGGTGGGGAGGAATTCGCCGTGACGCTCCTCGGGGAAACGGCCCAGAGCGCCCGGGACATCCTCTCGCGCACGGCGCGGGAGCTGGGACGCATCGCCTTCGAGGGGGAGAAGGGAGAGACCTTCCACGTCACCCTCAGCGCCGGCATCGCCGTGGCCTCCCAGGACGGCACCCAGGTGGAAACCCTGCTTCAACGCGCCGACGAGCGGCTGTACCGCGCGAAGCGCAACGGCCGAGACCGCATCGAGATTTGA